Proteins from a genomic interval of Indicator indicator isolate 239-I01 chromosome 1, UM_Iind_1.1, whole genome shotgun sequence:
- the LOC128974793 gene encoding zinc finger protein 271-like, whose translation MAEPDIAAQMDQEEEDHEPVEEMHTGGDLGHLPDHLASTDLQDMLAVGSSGDEQFGVSHGSQYSSSEAQQGEEEEETKLPCSGISLVKRQERKMAAALRQAPRIERPTICSECGKGFSRSIHLIQHQRMHTGERPFLCGECGKGFSQSSHLIQHQRVHTGQKPYTCAECGKRFSQSSNLLKHQLTHTGLKPYVCSECGKIFSDSSTCIKHQRMHTGERPYKCLACGKSFSQHSHLIQRQRAHAGVRPYACGQCGKCFGQSSDLINHSRTHTGEKPYKCSQCGRGFSGNYNLIKHTRIHTGEQPYHCTQCGESFRFQPQLVRHQKHHTQ comes from the exons ATGGCTGAACCTGACATAGCTGCCCAGATGGACCAAGAAGAAGAAGATCATGAGCCTGTGGAGGAGATGCACACAG GTGGTGATCTAGGTCACCTTCCAGATCACCTTGCAAGCACAGATCTGCAGGACATGTTGGCAGTGGGGTCCAGCGGAGATGAACAGTTTGGGGTCAGCCATGGAAGTCAGTACAGTTCCTCAGAAGCTCAGcaaggtgaggaggaagaagagactaAGCTGCCTTGCTCTGGTATCAGCCTGGTGAAAAGACAGGAGAGAAAGATGGCAGCAGCTTTACGGCAAGCTCCTCGTATAGAGCGGCCCACCATTTGCTCTGAGTGTGGCAAGGGCTTCAGTCGGAGCATCCATCTCATCCAGCACCAGCGAATGCACACTGGAGAGCGCCCATTCCTGTGTGGGGAGTGTGGCAAGGGCTTCAGCCAGAGCTCCCATCTCATCCAGCACCAGCGGGTCCACACGGGCCAGAAACCCTACACCTGTGCTGAGTGTGGGAAGAGGTTCAGCCAGAGCTCAAATCTCCTTAAGCACCAGCTTACTCACACTGGGCTCAAACCCTATGTGTGCAGTGAGTGTGGGAAGATCTTCAGCGACAGCTCCACTTGCATCAAACACCAGCGTATGCACACAGGCGAGCGGCCCTACAAGTGCCTGGCTTGTGGGAAAAGCTTCAGCCAACactcccacctcattcagcGCCAGCGAGCCCATGCCGGTGTCCGGCCTTATGCCTGTGGTCAGTGTGGCAAATGTTTTGGGCAGAGCTCTGACCTTATTAACCACTCTCGTACCCACACAGGTGAGAAGCCTTACAAATGCAGCCAGTGTGGCCGTGGCTTCAGTGGCAATTACAACCTCATCAAGCATACCCGCATCCACACCGGGGAGCAGCCATACCACTGCACCCAGTGTGGGGAAAGCTTTCgattccagccccagctggtACGCCACCAGAAGCACCACACACAGTAG